In the Mytilus trossulus isolate FHL-02 chromosome 1, PNRI_Mtr1.1.1.hap1, whole genome shotgun sequence genome, one interval contains:
- the LOC134686869 gene encoding uncharacterized protein LOC134686869 — protein sequence MAEDLKRFIFEEKDNLRRYKSNIDAIIRKYDRHFPDDAEIDLTTLTSSSFRDESVVKKLKSKPFGHSKLFTTKKKELSESGANGSCTAKDESVYSMITDADSSLQETTINNWSPSDRYYSDVEETFTKEIISQSYKAEPVNEEDSEFLALKTSYYEIISEQNDEPSDAETLSSYSSESAGDMEDGSEDGDDEDSQTDDKGPHPIDIMDQDTSSLSSTEENVGVLNKKYVQCSGLKKDRCAVYDEVDGFFPCKNIDKSGYTTTTRPGPREIINPSIKNQKPKNYASVETSKSINASRSNVESKRSPTQGYSNVDEMFKPNFNYRKPEDMKASTLDYQQNERIEKWLEDINKVTGKNQVKSNFNFMSGHGFQNPNQTYIVPENSKVLFNFHPEQIKTHKLHVNHKVKTGVQDHSTNAMLHTKKSPNNKNESSDLLISSRNDIGKSTKRIVPLTLASDVSNQEKRSREKENRNMKNKQRLSSDNTLTEDRDSLSELNKLQPSNSQVNGCERLFSRAPVITRFASPDRLYKKMKENKVGIAAKIIMTESNVQTEDKTKNNLQPVQRFTHEWKKPTTVLSPTQRKINEWENVDFILENDDMNTKTSTLVETCRFSKGRSNVALSTPAIKFNEEKVHKKSTNVKEFSFKPTSYVESHCIKEYGMKPSITNRNFNQNNSSDMPSKSSSKFHKHNIVTESMFKAGVNRKDIPDFNTLRQSEQCYHDQKNPANFHIPASFQMAASEKWVSPVRLQNLHKRARRKFVPKKDTTNLIELLFHPEEDVVKLLSPKSFHRKFDKPVDPKVKPVQETLTYLSTCSRNQSIESSHKHLHQSGSRHWNWPKPNTNTTKSTFDQSIGSYHETTMTRNKHETSQLNRNASPYRSARDLSSIESYVNTSFCSPELHKNQQHTLQLQDTSKSVPAKLLQNSRSSEPSCLLMSPLEQRLQAVSRTKMKAKRSLHMIENGEQQVFMETNEQQIKRYHNNEIESPLDQHTPSKNRPYPFNSNEQSPSTIFSRLLLSTPSPGGRKRFTKFKLSDQQSTQMDDLFNITTKKDETFKKPSSDFRRTKTAPEVKCMFNRQSKTNLTSRYVSSENNKKTFLATSNVIQNEVCISTEQNKQSLNTHFSKPTRTHLDKDNRRNDQERYVIPDLCRDSNGNRRRELFQSTPMKSRTSNVFHPDNTMSTIHDTISDDDSDCEVMTISTSP from the exons ATGGCGGAAGATTTAAAAAGGTTCATTTTCGAAGAAAAGGATAATCTTCGACGTTACAAATCCAACATAGATGCAATTATTCGAAAG tatgaCAGACACTTTCCAGATGATGCTGAAATAGATTTAACAACTCTGACCAGCAGTAGTTTTAGGGATGAAA GTGTTGTTAAAAAGCTGAAGTCAAAACCATTTGGTCATTCTAAACTGTTCACTACAAAGAAGAAAG aACTATCAGAATCTGGAGCTAATGGAAGTTGTACTGCCAAAGATGAATCTGTGTATTCCATGATAACTGATGCTGATTCGAGTTTACAAGAAACG ACTATAAACAATTGGAGTCCGTCTGATAGATATTATTCTGATGTGGAAGAAACATTCACCAAAGAAATAATCTCACAATCTTATAAAGCTGAACCTGTGAATGAAGAAGATTCAGAGTTCCTAGCATTGAAAA CTAGTTACTATGAGATAATCAGTGAACAGAATGATGAACCTAGTGATGCAGAGACCCTCAGTTCTTACTCCTCTGAGAGTGCTGGCGATATGGAGGATGGGTCAGAGGACGGAGATGACGAGGATAGTCAGACTGACGACAAAGGTCCCCACCCCATCGACATCATGGACCAAGATACCAGCTCTCTGTCATCTACAGAGGAAAATGTTGGGGTTTTGAATAAGAAATATGTTCAG TGTAGTggtttaaaaaaagacagatGTGCAGTTTATGATGAAGTTGATGGATTTTTTCCATGTAAGAATATAGATAAATCTGGTTATACAACAACAACAAGACCTGGACCCAGAGAAATAATCAATCCAagcattaaaaatcaaaaaccaaagaACTATGCTTCTGTAGAAACTAGCAAATCAATTAATGCTAGCAGGTCAAATGTTGAGTCTAAAAGATCCCCAACTCAAGGATATAGCAACGTAGATGAAATGTTTAAGCCAAATTTCAATTATAGAAAACCAGAGGACATGAAAGCTAGTACATTGGATTATCAACAAAATGAAAGGATTGAGAAATGGCTGGAAGATATAAATAAAGTGACTGGAAAGAACCAAGTCaaaagtaattttaatttcatgagTGGTCATGGATTTCAAAATCCTAACCAAACTTATATTGTCCCAGAAAACAGCAAGGTATTGTTCAACTTTCATCCAGAGCAAATCAAGACTCACAAACTACACGTGAATCATAAAGTCAAAACTGGTGTACAAGATCATTCTACAAATGCAATGCTGCATACAAAAAAGTCACCAAATAATAAGAATGAATCATCTGATCTTCTAATAAGCTCAAGAAATGATATTGgaaaatcaacaaaaagaaTTGTTCCACTAACATTAGCCTCAGACGTATCTAACCAAGAAAAAAGATCAAGAGAAAAGGAAAATAGGAATATGAAGAATAAACAAAGGCTTTCTTCAGACAATACTTTAACAGAAGACAGAGACAGTTTGTCAGAGTTGAACAAATTACAACCTTCAAATTCCCAAGTAAATGGATGTGAAAGGCTATTTTCAAGGGCACCTGTTATTACACGATTTGCTTCTCCAGAtagattatataaaaagatgaaagaaaacaaagtaGGTATTGCAGCAAAGATAATCATGACTGAGAGTAACGTACAAACTGAAGACAAAACTAAGAATAATCTCCAACCAGTTCAAAGATTTACTCATGAATGGAAGAAACCAACAACAGTCCTGTCTCCtacacaaagaaaaataaacgaATGGGAGAATGTAGACTTCATTCTGGAAAATGATGAtatgaacacaaaaacatctacacTAGTTGAAACCTGTAGATTTTCTAAGGGAAGAAGTAACGTCGCACTCAGTACTCCAGCTATTAAATTTAATGAAGAGAAAGTTCATAAGAAGTCTACAAATGTTAAGGAATTTAGCTTTAAACCAACTTCTTATGTTGAATCACATTGCATTAAGGAATATGGTATGAAACCTTCAATAACAAAtagaaattttaaccaaaacaATTCTTCAGATATGCCATCAAAATCATCATCAAAATTCCACAAACACAACATTGTTACTGAAAGTATGTTTAAGGCAGGTGTAAACAGGAAGGACATTCCAGATTTTAATACTTTAAGACAAAGCGAACAGTGCTATCATGACCAAAAGAATCCAGCAAACTTCCACATACCTGCTTCCTTCCAAATGGCTGCTAGTGAAAAATGGGTTTCTCCTGTAAGGTTACAAAACTTGCACAAGAGAGCAAGAAGGAAGTTTGTCCCTAAAAAAGATACTACCAATCTTATAGAACTACTTTTTCATCCGGAAGAAGATGTAGTAAAACTTTTATCTCCAAAATCATTTCATAGAAAGTTTGATAAACCAGTTGATCCTAAAGTAAAACCAGTTCAGGAAACTCTTACATATCTGTCTACGTGCAGTAGGAACCAGTCTATTGAATCTAGTCACAAACATCTGCATCAGTCTGGATCCAGACATTGGAATTGGCCTAAGCCCAAcacaaacacaaccaaatctaCTTTTGATCAAAGCATTGGATCATATCATGAGACAACAATGACAAGAAACAAGCATGAAACTTCACAGCTAAATAGAAATGCATCTCCATATAGAAGTGCAAGAGATTTATCAAGCATAGAATCATATGTCAATACATCTTTCTGCTCTCCTGAATTACATAAGAATCAACAGCATACTTTACAGCTTCAAGATACAAGTAAATCAGTTCCAGCTAAGTTACTTCAAAATTCTAGGAGTTCAGAGCCGTCTTGTTTGTTAATGTCTCCTCTTGAGCAAAGGTTACAGGCCGTCAGCAGGACAAAGATGAAAGCAAAACGAAGTCTGCATATGATTGAGAATGGTGAACAACAAGTCTTTATGGAAACAAATGAACAGCAGATAAAGAGATATCACAACAATGAAATTGAGTCGCCTTTAGATCAACATACTCCGAGTAAAAATCGTCCGTACCCCTTCAACTCAAATGAACAATCTCCATCTACAATTTTCTCTCGTCTGCTTCTTAGTACCCCATCACCAGGGGGTCGTAaacgttttacaaaatttaaactttctgATCAACAATCAACTCAGATGGATGACTTATTTAATATTACAACCAAAAAagatgaaacttttaaaaagccGTCTTCCGATTTTAGAAGAACAAAAACTGCCCCAGAAGTAAAATGCATGTTTAATAGACAGTCAAAAACAAACTTGACAAGTAGATATGTTTCTAGtgagaataataaaaaaacatttctggCAACATCAAATGTCATTCAAAATGAAGTATGCATATCAACTGAGCAGAACAAACAATCATTAAATACACACTTTAGCAAACCAACAAGAACGCATTTAGATAAAGACAACAGACGAAATGATCAAGAAAGATATGTTATACCTGATTTGTGTAGAGATTCAAATGGAAATAGAAGAAGAGAGTTATTTCAAAGTACACCAATGAAATCAAGAACTAGTAATGTTTTTCATCCGGACAATACAATGTCCACTATTCATGATACCATTTCAGATGATGATTCAGATTGTGAGGTTATGACGATTTCTACCTCGCCATAA
- the LOC134686875 gene encoding glutamate receptor 2-like — MESTSSILLFVLLWINSSSGQNYTITSVVEDPYLIDNGDGTFSGFMVDLLDALAKRDGFFSYEIGLNPDDKYGSQDGSGNWDGMIGELLQDPDIQIAAAPIVITEERKSAVPFTRPFLNVGHRIVIKKPVVKFRTLSVLFEPFSLQLWIMVIVICFIVSALLFIVNKFSPSEWSRIRPEDDPTNAKDSFSAHNAFFFVHSTLTWQGYKEVPRSPAGRILVTMWFSFIFFMVIAYIANLTAFFLARETDKPVVPFKTWQEMTTQSSVLYGVKPGGVMHRNMKVTKDPMLQHAIQNIETYSTTFSSSDDGIKRVRESDGSFAAIVPVDEGSKYINNEPCDLMFVGANIVNIPYGIACKSVDICNRLTVALLKESESGGLYLLEQKWLTPKSNYKCPVSSLENYISKQETARLSARPLTIADASLAFVVLLLGIVFCILFLVIEVLVHRRRKMKSSRISKEGQTNKSADVEQATDEQEKAPIATNEATNNID, encoded by the exons ATGGAGAGTACAAGttccattttgttatttgtgctTTTGTGGATAAATTCAAGCTCG GGACAAAATTACACCATAACTTCAGTAGTT GAGGATCCTTATTTGATAGATAATGGCGATGGAACATTTTCTGGTTTTATGGTAGATCTTTTAGATGCTCTAGCAAAACGAGATGGATTTTTTTCGTATGAAATAGGGTTAAACCCTGATGACAAGTATGGGTCACAGGACGGCTCAGGCAACTGGGATGGCATGATAGGTGAATTACTTCAAGAT CCGGATATTCAAATTGCTGCAGCACCAATAGTAATAACAGAAGAGAGAAAGTCAGCAGTACCGTTCACAAGACCGTTCCTTAATGTTGGACATCGTATTGTAATCAAGAAACCTGTGGTCAAATTTCGAACCTTGAGTGTATTATTCGAGCCCTTTAGTTTACAGCTATGGATTATGGTTATCgtcatatgttttattgtttctgCACTGTTGTTCATCGTAAACAAGTTTAGTCCTTCAGAGTGGAGTAGGATCCGTCCAGAGGACGACCCGACAAACGCAAAAGATAGTTTTTCTGCTCACAACGCATTTTTCTTTGTCCACAGCACATTAACATGGCAAG GTTACAAAGAAGTACCACGGTCCCCAGCAGGTAGAATTTTAGTCACAATGTGGTTtagctttatattttttatggtcATAGCCTACATCGCCAATCTCACGGCATTCTTCTTAGCCAGAGAGACAGATAAACCAGTCGTTCCTTTCAAAACATGGCAGGAAATGACGACACAGTCAAGTGTTTTATATGGCGTTAAACCAGGCGGTGTGATGCATAGAAATATGAAAGTTACAAAAGATCCCATGCTACAACATgctattcaaaatattgaaacatattCTACGACATTTAGTTCTTCTGATGATGGAATAAAGAGAGTCAGGGAATCAGATGGATCATTTGCAGCCATTGTTCCAGTAGATGAGGgttcaaaatatattaacaatGAGCCCTGTGACCTTATGTTTGTTGGCGCGAATATTGTGAATATACCATATGGCATAGCTTGTAAATCAGTTGACATATGTAACAGACTTACTGTCGCGTTGTTAAAAGAATCGGAATCTGGTGGTTTATATTTACTGGAGCAGAAATGGCTCACCCCAAAATCTAATTACAAGTGTCCAGTTTCCAGTTTAGAGAACTATATCAGTAAACAAGAAACAGCACGTCTTTCAGCACGACCATTGACTATTGCTGATGCATCTCTAGCTTTTGTTGTTCTTCTCCTTGGTATAGTGTTCTGTATCCTCTTTCTCGTCATCGAAGTATTAGTTCACAGACGACGTAAAATG AAATCATCAAGAATCAGTAAAGAGGGCCAAACCAACAAGAGTGCTGATGTGGAGCAGGCCACAGACGAACAAGAAAAGGCACCAATTGCTACAAACGAGGCTACAAACAATATAGACTGA